In the Podospora bellae-mahoneyi strain CBS 112042 chromosome 4, whole genome shotgun sequence genome, one interval contains:
- the KIN2 gene encoding Serine/threonine-protein kinase (EggNog:ENOG503NWSZ; COG:T) — translation MTTTMPAAGTEMPIRSQSVRTRRPPTGTRPDPLPRSESSTRAEASRPSRTRSQRSTNAPSPRHPQQPDASAAPPSHHAEEHRGDGTSTDPRRHHTSKHKYRTMIPAPSGNYTFIKTIGQGSMGKVKLAKKEVTGELVACKIIERVSPDDGRQSREEREKADAAREDRNAREAAIVSLLNHQYICGLRDNLRTRWHWYMLFEYVNGGQMLDYIISHGKLKEKQARKFARQIASAVDYCHRNSIVHRDLKIENILISKTGDIKIIDFGLSNLFSPDEDRKLKTYCGSLYFAAPELLQAKPYTGPEVDVWSFGVVLFVLVCGKVPFDDQYMPALHQKIKKGAVDYPSWLSSECKHLISRMLVTDPRQRATMHEVMNHPWMLKGYNGPPENYLPQREPLSLPLDNEVIANMTGFKFGPPEYIREELTKRIKSPKYQTAVRRLEREREQPQPIPKDVEKRRGFGFDFYKRRNSVTSRDTLTTASSEGLPIGDDPLNAFDPLISIYYLVREKLEREREGQAAQAGPPAAPPKVQVPPSPQQAQPPPVPPSPIVRPKEKHSLAEIVPPAPAHTDGGRGTRTRARSHSEEQTREPVKNGLLSPDMIPQKKESTAAGIFRRLSTRDRKKDVGDPTGKSIQKSVSMRAKSLGHARRESIQARRAKREAEAARGDAAPATALPVREETDAELGELDNDHGGETSGGSHERLEPEDPDLAKPVFLKGIFSVSTTSTKPLVEIRADIKRVLRALGVDYKEIKGGFRCAHSPSIAERQPQYDRSRYSHQSSDERRGGGSRGMDDGEIKFEILIVKVPIVSLHGVQFKRVGGDTWQYKAMAEHIVRELRL, via the exons ATGACAACCACAATGCCAGCCGCTGGCACCGAAATGCCAATCCGGTCGCAGTCTGTCCGGACACGGCGCCCGCCCACAGGCACCCGCCCCGACCCTCTGCCACGCTCCGAATCATCTACGAGAGCCGAGGCGTCGCGCCCGTCACGCACGAGAAGCCAGCGCTCGACAAATGCCCCGTCTCCTCGTCACCCCCAGCAGCCTGACGCCTCGGCTGCTCCCCCAAGCCACCACGCCGAAGAGCACCGCGGCGATGGCACTTCAACCGACCCCCGGAGGCACCACACCTCCAAACACAAATACCGTACCATGATTCCCGCCCCTTCGGGCAATTACACCTTTATCAAGACCATTGGCCAGGGCAGCATGGGCAAAGTCAAGCTGGCCAAAAAGGAGGTCACAGGCGAACTG GTTGCTTGCAAGATTATCGAAAGAGTGTCGCCCGACGATGGTCGCCAGAGcagggaggagagagagaaggcgGATGCTGCCAGGGAAGACCGAAATGCGCGCGAGGCTGCCATCGTCAGCCTGCTCAACCACCAGTACATCTGCGGACTCCGGGACAACCTGCGAACGAGATGGCACTGGTACATGCTTTTTGAATACGTTAATGGCGGTCAAATGCTGGACTACATCATCTCTCATGGAAAGCTCAAAGAAAAGCAGGCTCGGAAATTCGCCCGCCAGATTGCAAGCGCCGTCGACTACTGCCACCGAAACAGCATTGTCCACCGGGACCTGAAGATTGAaaacatcctcatcagcaagACGGGCGACATTAAGATTATTGACTTCGGCCTCAGCAACCTTTTCTCGCCGGACGAGGACAGGAAATTGAAGACCTACTGCGGCAGTCTGTACTTTGCCGCCCCCGAGCTGCTGCAGGCGAAACCCTACACTGGCCCAGAGGTTGATGTCTGGAGTTTCGGTGTCGTGCTTTTCGTGTTGGTGTGCGGAAAGGTTCCCTTTGATGACCAGTACATGCCCGCCCTCCAccaaaagatcaagaagggTGCTGTTGACTACCCAAGCTGGCTGTCTAGTG AATGCAAGCATCTGATCTCGCGGATGCTGGTGACGGATCCAAGACAACGTGCTACCATGCATGAGGTCATGAACCACCCCTGGATGCTCAAGGGTTACAACGGGCCACCCGAGAATTATCTCCCGCAGCGCGAACCCCTGTCGCTCCCGCTCGACAATGAAGTTATTGCAAACATGACAGGCTTTAAATTTGGCCCTCCAGAATACATTAGGGAGGAGTTGACCAAGAGAATCAAGTCTCCAAAATACCAAACGGCTGTCAGACGGCtggaaagggagagggagcaaCCGCAGCCCATACCCAAGGACGTCGAGAAAAGACGTGGCTTTGGGTTTGACTTTTACAAGAGGAGGAACTCAGTCACCAGCCGGGACACACTAACAACCGCCAGCTCCGAGGGTCTTCCGATTGGTGATGACCCGCTGAACGCTTTTGACCCTCTAATTTCCATCTATTATCTCGTGCGGGAGAAGCTAGAACGCGAGCGTGAGGGCCAGGCCGCCCAGGCTGGTCCACCAGCGGCGCCACCCAAGGTTCAAGtcccgccatcaccacagcAGGCCCAGCCCCCACCGGTGCCCCCATCTCCAATTGTACGACCCAAGGAGAAGCACTCTCTTGCCGAGATCGTacccccagcaccagctcACACCGACGGCGGACGTGGAACCCGAACCAGGGCTAGGTCCCACAGCGAGGAGCAAACCAGAGAACCCGTCAAGAATGGGCTCTTGTCGCCTGACATGATTCCCCAAAAGAAAGAGAGCACTGCTGCTGGCATCTTCCGACGACTCAGCACCCGCGACAGAAAGAAGGACGTCGGCGATCCTACGGGCAAGTCTATTCAAAAGTCGGTCTCTATGCGCGCCAAATCGCTCGGCCACGCCCGCAGGGAAAGCATCCAAGCGCGGCGGGCGAAGCGGGAGGCCGAGGCAGCCCGAGGCGATGCGGCGCCTGCCACCGCGCTACCTGTGCGGGAGGAAACCGACGCTGAACTGGGCGAGCTTGACAATGACCACGGCGGCGAGACAAGCGGCGGTTCCCACGAGCGTCTTGAACCAGAGGATCCCGACCTTGCCAAGCCTGTCTTCCTCAAGGGCATATTTAGCGTGTCGACTACCTCGACAAAGCCACTGGTGGAGATTAGGGCGGATATCAAGAGGGTCCTGAGGGCGCTTGGGGTGGATTACAAGGAGATCAAGGGTGGGTTTAGATGCGCGCATAGTCCTAGCATTGCCGAGCGTCAGCCTCAGTATGACCGGTCAAGGTACAGCCATCAGAGCAGTGATgagaggagaggtggtggaagcagGGGCATGGACGATGGGGAGATCAAGTTTGAGATTTTGATTGTCAAGGTCCCTATCGTGAGCTTGCATGGTGTGCAGTTCAAGAGGGTGGGCGGTGATACTTGGCAGTATAAGGCGATGGCGGAGCATATTGTGAGGGAGCTGAGGCTGTAG
- the srs2 gene encoding ATP-dependent DNA helicase srs2 (EggNog:ENOG503NUJR; COG:L): MPPPLANHPILNSLNDAQRRAVSSDAATVAILAGPGSGKTHTLTSRVVWLIDQVGYRPEDVVVATFTVKAAREMKERIGKALGDGREKKIVLGNFHSIARRYLAAYGRKIGINQKFGIADDGDSRSIIARICKRREVNLDPVAVRSWISKKKAKGDEVVTKPLGQKATKTSGEKDLDECYEEYQAHLKKSNLLDFDDLLVRCVELLREFPSCVSNIQTVLIDEYQDTNGVQYELMKLFAQRHKRITIVGDPDQSIYRWRSAEIQNLWRMLKDFPGTDEISLEQNYRSFDAILRLSLLVIQQDKKRYQKALKPVHGRGPRPVLRRLKSASAEADWIVSEIRRVIMMSGSMLTFNDVSILLRSASLSRHVETALGKSGIAYRMVGGKKFYERLEIKAILDYLRVIYQPENNDALARIINVPKRGVGDVTIKSLLEEAESSSLSVWAVLTKHCRGDRTAKTKIPKPMEQRIAAGLIRPLDNIRRKMEEAAKPGGAVFGLVEMIEQLLAALNFQKYLKDTHPNEHEGRWANVEEFVTLAGDFVRNLKESSDEELLPELEGLEQAKEDEVLPRFLANVSLASDVQTGDDGGNKPLVTISTIHAAKGLEWPIVFVPAVYNGSIPHMRSDDNDEERRLLYVAMTRAQSLLYLSCSLFSTNGNGERNQLSSFVEPLHRVFAPKGPCFDRPVMLEIAKVLGRTLPPEDAVFKALPSMFNPEDNIFPVDPEESQEIPAAGTEARTSDDAPRAKRPRLSNMSGQKNSGEDAKWHRDYTTTMEGASSFTVSSLPGFVSAGMHQAAITAANAAAETRQKAEQEKKLANRRPPDQKSILGFVKSTTKPSIDPSPAPTSHNGLPTQASLAPPQVTANPGQQAIPPSLATHKPAKGTLLSRPARPAPAPDENPKGTAYPCFSSSPVKPDAIKPDPDEDDEPLPEPTRVAACLHSTTFTRPTLLTAGRGSGGLTRPSPVGKVGRTPIAPIDRLRKPFKPLTIKRP; encoded by the coding sequence ATGCCTCCACCGTTAGCaaaccaccccatcctcaacagcctcaaTGATGCCCAACGCCGAGCCGTAAGTTCAGATGCCGCTACTGTCGCCATCCTTGCTGGACCCGGCAGCGGCAAGACGCACACTCTGACCTCTCGAGTGGTATGGCTCATCGATCAAGTCGGATACCGACCCGAGGATGTCGTTGTCGCGACCTTTACCGTCAAGGCTGCACGGGAAATGAAGGAGCGTATCGGAAAGGCTCTCGGAGATGGTAGGGAGAAGAAAATTGTTCTGGGCAACTTCCACAGCATAGCTCGACGCTATCTTGCTGCCTACGGCCGGAAAATCGGAATCAATCAGAAATTTGGCATtgccgacgacggcgactCGCGCTCCATCATTGCTCGTATATGCAAGCGAAGAGAAGTCAATCTCGATCCTGTGGCCGTTCGCTCCTGGatcagcaaaaagaaggccaagggAGATGAAGTGGTGACAAAGCCACTTGGTCAGAAGGCCACAAAAACGTCAGGAGAGAAGGACCTCGACGAATGCTATGAGGAGTATCAGGCTCACCTGAAGAAGTCGAACCTGCTGGATTTCGACGACTTGCTTGTTCGTTGTGTTGAACTTCTCCGCGAGTTTCCGTCATGCGTCTCCAACATCCAGACCGTCCTCATCGATGAGTATCAGGACACCAACGGGGTTCAGTACGAGCTCATGAAGTTGTTCGCTCAACGACACAAGAGAATTACCATTGTGGGGGATCCGGATCAGAGCATTTACAGATGGCGTTCTGCCGAGATTCAGAATCTATGGCGAATGCTGAAGGATTTCCCCGGCACAGACGAGATCTCACTGGAGCAGAACTATCGATCGTTTGACGCCATCCTCAGATTGTCCCTGTTGGTGATACAGCAGGACAAGAAGCGATATCAGAAGGCTCTGAAGCCTGTCCATGGCCGAGGTCCTCGTCCGGTTTTGCGGAGGCTGAAAAGTGCTTCCGCCGAGGCAGATTGGATCGTCTCCGAGATCAGGAGAGTCATCATGATGTCTGGATCTATGCTGACCTTCAATGATGTTTCCATCTTGCTCCGCTCAGCTTCACTATCAAGACATGTTGAGACTGCTCTTGGCAAATCGGGAATCGCTTACAGGATGGTGGGCGGCAAGAAATTTTACGAGCGTCTGGAGATCAAAGCCATCCTGGATTATTTGCGCGTCATCTACCAGCCGGAAAACAACGATGCCTTGGCCAGAATCATCAACGTACCGAAACGAGGAGTCGGAGATGTGACCATAAAGAGTTTACTAGAGGAAGCAGAGAGCTCGTCATTGAGTGTCTGGGCGGTATTGACTAAGCACTGCCGAGGAGATCGTACCGCAAAGACAAAGATTCCGAAACCCATGGAGCAAAGAATAGCAGCCGGTCTTATTCGTCCTCTGGATAATATCCGTCGAAAaatggaggaggctgctaaGCCTGGTGGTGCGGTCTTTGGACTAGTGGAAATGATTGAGCAACTTCTGGCAGCCCTCAATTTTCAAAAGTATCTGAAGGATACGCACCCCAACGAGCACGAGGGGAGATGGGCCAATGTAGAAGAGTTCGTAACTCTTGCGGGCGACTTCGTGCGAAATCTGAAAGAGTCCAGTGATGAAGAGCTCCTTCCAGAACTCGAGGGGCTCGAGCAGGCAAAAGAGGACGAGGTTCTGCCACGTTTCTTGGCCAATGTTTCTTTGGCATCCGATGTCCAGACTGGGGACGACGGGGGAAACAAGCCGCTTGTCACCATATCCACCATCCACGCAGCCAAGGGCCTCGAGTGGCCCATCGTGTTTGTCCCTGCCGTCTATAACGGCTCGATCCCGCATATGAGGTCCGACGACAACGATGAGGAGCGAAGACTCTTGTATGTCGCCATGACAAGAGCCCAAAGTCTACTCTATCTGAGTTGCTCCCTGTTTAGCACCAACGGCAATGGGGAGCGCAACCAGTTATCGTCTTTTGTGGAGCCTTTGCACAGAGTATTTGCACCCAAGGGGCCGTGTTTCGATCGACCGGTCATGCTAGAGATAGCCAAGGTGCTCGGTCGCACATTACCACCAGAGGATGCTGTCTTCAAAGCCTTGCCGTCCATGTTCAACCCGGAAGACAACATATTTCCCGTGGACCCAGAAGAATCCCAAGAGATCCCAGCTGCCGGTACTGAGGCTCGAACTTCTGATGATGCGCCACGAGCAAAGCGGCCCAGGCTCTCCAATATGTCTGGCCAGAAGAACTCAGGCGAAGACGCGAAGTGGCACAGAGACTACACAACCACTATGGAGGgggcttcttcttttacAGTCTCATCGTTACCTGGGTTCGTCAGTGCTGGCATGCACCAGGCCGCTATCACAGCGGCAAACGCCGCGGCCGAGACTAGGCAAAAGGCTGAACAGGAGAAGAAACTTGCCAATCGACGTCCTCCAGACCAGAAGAGCATTCTAGGTTTTGTGAAGTCTACAACTAAACCGAGTATCGACCCCAGTCCAGCGCCAACGTCTCATAATGGCCTTCCAACTCAAGCCAGCCTTGCTCCTCCGCAAGTGACGGCCAACCCAGGCCAGCAGGCGATTCCTCCCAGCCTGGCCACACACAAACCTGCCAAAGGGACGCTGCTTTCTCGTCCTGCCCGGCCTGCTCCAGCCCCTGATGAAAATCCCAAAGGAACGGCCTATCCCTGTTTCTCCAGCTCTCCTGTCAAGCCCGACGCCATCAAACCGGATccagatgaagatgatgagccCCTACCAGAGCCCACCAGAGTGGCTGCTTGCCTTCACAGCACAACCTTCACGAGACCAACTCTACTGACGGCAGGGAGAGGATCAGGAGGTCTGACAAGACCGAGTCCGGTGGGTAAAGTGGGAAGAACGCCTATTGCACCGATAGACAGACTGCGCAAACCGTTCAAGCCATTGACGATTAAGCGGCCTTGA
- the CPH2 gene encoding Clr6 histone deacetylase associated PHD protein-2 Cph2 (COG:K; EggNog:ENOG503NZF0) — MADPDADSPVLFADLDTFDLDGSLTGNLVNSGLGTPDPNNNTTAATVASSQPGDTLAATPGSGPSGTPVSVSPSITNTHAHPHAHPHHLQTTQPEQQQFFNPVPSWNFQDTPPYDLNAGDNQFTVPPVPHTWDLPVHVNLGQPVLHQHQQQQPQHQPLYLQSPAASSIDPAFDHTTAAADPANISLSQAQAHSLSNDQFRPDNRNIQNTLTPAQQERLKSIAMPPHLQYHSPNSAGSPDSSVSADKGAGSSPDAQGNSKSNSRKRKSSAEVDDDDDDDELDGQHPVKKTAHNMIEKRYRTNLNDKIAALRDSVPSLRIMSKSARGEDTTEDREELHGLTPAHKLNKATVLAKATEYIRHLEKRNNRLIDENSSMQARIAAFEKLFMAGAMTGQLPNPLQQPPTPVQYPQDAMPYMNTPVATTRGPDPAGMIPIPDDIKRILASQQMNAGRPYPVPGQQFQQNPAMIRQQQLQQQQQQTQSSRWNPYLGKLMVGSLAGLMLVEAYVEKEQNPETTEGRGLMGVPVHFLASFIRSTHFSIGGYYVSASQILSQLRFFGLLAAFLWATCASLFNIDIFKPSEKPKHATSAPQAVPSLASPIHVRRQAWLTAIQTVWVPQHNFVLEAAALVLKSSKYALRNVIGPRGYLMLVGLSEEQEAARVKAWSIALDAQLAGGDVEINKSRLTLTLIASGTLPDTPLRLMMKALHIRVLLWRLNGASWITNLVAAKLARARWNDARELNRILNSLGENHKSADEMLPEHLAVLLEQDCDEVLNDDIIQRAHNLAWNQPTTHNVDEIIDGMDAVVEDAAVRSPMDAVAAWYSSLQLHHILCNNLPKTRDESGRLALETEDKLNLATKVAPIGSNAHVRVLVARAVLGEQKRGAAIVTAMNALGPSLNPDKHPNYSRGVPPLIDSPVTTITPDPDAQMALRCAMGIAQLQRFSDPPPAAFTVIDSILPAGADIEGMSLLGYTAAYHLMERLHRHAVGRETCSRSLERLAGSLRIWIGSEAGNEVGFDGPMRQKMIDRCLAITKSVVGMEADPGYASMEEECTEDTAGGGC, encoded by the exons ATGGCCGACCCCGACGCCGACTCGCCCGTGCTCTTTGCCGACCTGGACACCTTCGACCTCGATGGCAGCCTTACTGGCAACTTGGTGAATAGTGGCCTCGGTACTCCGgatcccaacaacaacaccaccgccgcaaccgttgcctcctcccaaccagGTGACACGCTTGCTGCCACGCCTGGGTCCGGCCCCAGTGGGACTCCTGTATCAGTCTCGCCTTCCATTACCAACACCCACGCCCACCCACACgcccacccacaccacctccaaaccacccaacctGAACAGCAGCAATTTTTCAACCCAGTGCCCTCCTGGAACTTCCAGGATACACCCCCCTACGACCTCAACGCCGGTGACAATCAGTTTACTGTTCCTCCTGTACCCCATACCTGGGATCTCCCGGTCCACGTCAACCTGGGCCAACCAGTGctgcatcagcatcagcagcagcagccacagcatcAGCCCTTGTATCTCCAGTCTCCCGCTGCCTCCAGCATCGATCCGGCCTTTGATCACActaccgccgccgccgatcCGGCCAACATCTCGCTATCACAGGCTCAGGCCCACTCCCTCTCGAACGACCAATTTCGACCTGACAATCGCAACATCCAGAATACGCTGACCCCTGCTCAGCAGGAGCGGCTCAAGAGCATCGCCATGCCGCCTCACCTTCAGTATCACTCCCCCAATAGTGCCGGGAGCCCCGACTCGAGCGTCAGCGCCGATAAGGGTGCTGGCTCGTCCCCAGATGCCCAAGGCAACTCCAAGTCCAACAGTAGAAAGAGGAAGTCGTCGGCCGAggtcgacgacgatgacgatgatgatgaactcGACGGACAGCACCCCGTCAAGAAGACGGCACACAACATGATCGAAAAGCGGTACCGGACCAATCTCAATGACAAGATAGCAGCTCTGCGAGATAGTGTCCCATCATTGAGGATCATGTCGAAAAGTGCTCGTGGTGAAGACACCACTGAAGATAGGGAGGAGCTACACGGCTTGACTCCTGCCCATAAGCTCAACAAGGCCACC GTTCTTGCCAAGGCTACCGAGTATATCAGACACTTGGAAAAGCGGAACAATCGCCTCATTGACGAGAACAGTAGTATGCAGGCGAGGATCGCTGCTTTCGAAAAGTTGTTCATGGCTGGCGCCATGACTGGTCAATTACCCaatcctctccaacaaccGCCCACACCGGTACAGTATCCGCAAGATGCTATGCCCTACATGAATACGCCAGTAGCAACCACAAGAGGACCAGACCCAGCGGGTATGATTCCAATCCCCGACGACATCAAACGCATCTTGGCTTCACAGCAGATGAATGCAGGACGCCCTTATCCAGTGCCAGGTCAACAGTTCCAGCAAAACCCTGCCATGATCCGCCAGCAAcagcttcagcagcagcaacagcaaactcAATCCAGCAGATGGAACCCATATCTTGGAAAGCTGATGGTGGGATCACTGGCTGGCTTGATGTTGGTCGAAGCCTATGTCGAAAAGGAACAAAACCCCGAGACCACCGAGGGTCGTGGCTTGATGGGCGTTCCAGTGCATTTCTTGGCATCCTTTATCCGATCAACTCACTTCAGCATTGGCGGCTACTACGTCTCTGCAAGCCAGATTCTATCCCAGCTCAGATTTTTCGGATTGCTGGCGGCTTTCCTCTGGGCTACCTGCGCTTCCTTATTCAATATTGATATCTTCAAGCCATCCGAGAAGCCCAAGCATGCTACCTCGGCTCCTCAAGCGGTGCCATCTCTTGCGTCGCCTATTCACGTCAGGAGGCAAGCCTGGCTCACCGCTATCCAGACCGTCTGGGTACCCCAGCACAACTTTGTCCTGGAAGCCGCCGCGCTGGTCCTAAAGTCGTCCAAGTACGCCCTCAGGAATGTGATCGGACCTCGTGGTTATCTCATGCTTGTCGGCCTCAGCGAAGAGCAAGAAGCTGCGCGGGTCAAAGCATGGTCAATTGCGTTGGATGCCCAGCTCGCCGGTGGTGACGTCGAGATTAATAAGAGCCGTCTCACGCTCACCTTGATCGCTTCGGGCACTTTGCCGGATACTCCGCTTCGTCTCATGATGAAGGCGCTGCACATCCGGGTATTGCTTTGGAGACTCAATGGGGCTTCTTGGATCACCAACTTGGTGGCTGCCAAACTTGCCAGGGCGCGTTGGAACGACGCACGGGAACTCAACCGCATTCTCAACTCACTCGGCGAGAACCACAAGTCTGCTGACGAAATGCTCCCTGAGCATCTGGCAGTGCTTCTCGAACAGGACTGTGACGAGGTGCTCAATGACGATATTATCCAGAGAGCCCATAACCTGGCCTGGAACCAGCCCACCACACACAACGTTGATGAAATCATTGATGGTATGGACGCCGTGGTTGAGGATGCTGCCGTTAGGTCGCCCATGGATGCCGTTGCGGCCTGGTACTCCAGCCTGCAACTTCACCATATTCTGTGCAACAATCTGCCCAAGACCCGTGATGAGTCCGGAAGACTGGCTCTCGAGACTGAAGACAAGCTTAACCTGGCGACCAAGGTTGCCCCCATTGGTTCCAACGCTCACGTTCGCGTCTTGGTCGCTCGTGCGGTCCTCGGTGAGCAGAAGCGTGGTGCTGCCATCGTCACTGCTATGAATGCCCTCGGCCCGTCTCTGAACCCTGACAAGCACCCCAACTACAGCAGGGGTGTGCCGCCTCTTATCGACTCTCCTGTCACCACTATCACTCCTGACCCCGACGCCCAGATGGCTCTTCGCTGCGCCATGGGTATTGCTCAGCTGCAAAGGTTCTCcgatcctcctccagccgCTTTTACCGTCATCGACTCCATCCTTCCCGCTGGTGCCGACATTGAGGGCATGTCTCTGTTGGGTTACACCGCAGCTTACCACCTGATGGAGCGCCTCCACAGACACGCCGTCGGCCGGGAGACTTGCTCGCGTTCTCTTGAGAGGCTTGCTGGCAGTTTGAGAATATGGATTGGCAGCGAGGCGGGCAACGAGGTGGGCTTTGATGGGCCGATGAGACAAAAGATGATTGATAGGTGCTTGGCTATTACGAAGAGCGTGGTGGGTATGGAGGCTGACCCTGGGTACGCAAGCATGGAAGAAGAGTGCACTGAGGATAcggcgggtggtggatgcTGA
- a CDS encoding hypothetical protein (COG:S; EggNog:ENOG503PXFF) yields MIVGFASFIAIVIVLATFDQQQLPNWPLKISLNTFLAFLTIVAKAAFMFPVSVAISQISWSWSHTVDQFTTFTSLTKQGPLGSAQLVFRMRHKHFITLGALLSIVSVITSLIPQLAISYPLRTVVGTEEALVSALQSLNHLTDDPGHATSNAVVEASKRCQYRTEDFARQEIAPLVFTLLLLSV; encoded by the exons ATGATTGTCGGCTTTGCGTCATTTATTG CAATCGTGATTGTCCTTGCCACTTtcgaccaacaacagcttcCAAACTGGCCCCTTAAAATCTCACTCAATACGTTCCTCGCATTCCTGACTATTGTCGCGAAAGCAGCCTTTATGTTCCCGGTCTCGGTAGCTATCAGCCAAATCTCATGGAGCTGGTCTCACACAGTCGACCAATTTACGACTTTCACCTCATTGACCAAGCAA GGACCCCTGGGGTCCGCTCAACTTGTCTTTCGAATGCGCCACAAGCATTTCATCACTCTAGGCGCTCTTCTCAGTATAGTCAGCGTCATTACCTCCCTCATTCCACAACTTGCCATTAGCTATCCCTTACGAACGGTTGTAGGTACAGAAGAGGCTTTGGTCTCAGCGTTACAAAGTCTGAACCACCTGACGGATGACCCGGGCCACGCAACAAGCAATGCAGTGGTGGAAGCTTCAAAGAGATGCCAATACCGTACGGAGGACTTTGCCCGACAGGAAATTGCACCTTTGGTCTTTACTCTTCTCTTGTTGTCTGTATGA
- a CDS encoding hypothetical protein (EggNog:ENOG503P2FV), which yields MLSAGVSSYNKAAFALLFATISWPSFCAALPSIQQLLRRGDLWLDYSSPTPSPEDGPPLSANAVRDPAYLPIHIGAIVGAYGFALVIVAILLLALLKTRRTHIRNGELPEEERGLLAFNPFTQQFLSEEEYKKQLEQYQLQAEQYQAGQQHPQQCQQEQFQPEQQQQYLGHNLGQKLSLQTDLPAHTRNYSLPSASPLTARDRLGGPLSPAKSQFSIATAHSPTSTILACGIDLSVDQTVVGRDRAMAQNQLEEMYRHVMEQERAKAEGRAYEPPPMLTSPSTKSVNTMPPTPGSTKRERNKPSNLNLAQDTKKESRSSSLLNFLKSPRKNKVQGSGMVISSPILTPMSGTFPRQEEQELNTIPPRHYAPLAPPPLPQGSSSDLPFRRNNHAGSSSPHLPTPDISPVSTQSIDSRIDAAVAAPRHHQRDNSNEEPPSATSSTSGLVGLPTSPKPGVNRFPSMDSLPASPRPGQTSFNRPNPPSAVRAGGALPFRAYEPAVTSPSAASFGTTKQTVFTRPDRDNGLPTGQRTPWTGAPVPYTPYQPFSPVIPVTPSLLSKKERKMMRKLEPKTPTLEMVRDTDDVW from the coding sequence atgctgTCAGCTGGTGTGTCTTCATATAACAAAGCTGCCTTCGCTCTTCTCTTTGCGACGATatcttggccttctttttGCGCTGCCTTGCCTTCTATTCAACAATTGCTTCGTCGAGGTGACCTGTGGCTCGACTattcctctcccactccttccCCCGAAGACGGACCTCCGCTATCCGCCAACGCCGTCCGGGACCCGGCCTACCTCCCAATCCATATAGGTGCCATTGTGGGAGCGTATGGTTTTGCGTTGGTGATTGTAGCTATCCTGTTGCTGGCTCTCCTCAAGACCAGACGAACACATATCAGGAACGGTGAATTacccgaggaggagaggggactACTGGCTTTCAACCCGTTCACACAACAATTCCTGTCCGAAGAGGAATACAAGAAACAACTCGAGCAATACCAACTTCAGGCCGAACAATACCAGGCCGGGCAACAACATCCTCAGCAGTGCCAGCAAGAACAATTCCAGCcagagcagcaacagcagtaCCTTGGTCACAACCTAGGGCAGAAGCTCTCTCTCCAGACAGACCTCCCGGCGCACACAAGAAACTATTCTCTTCCTTCGGCTTCGCCCTTGACAGCAAGAGACAGACTCGGCGGCCCACTCAGTCCAGCCAAGTCACAATTCTCCATCGCAACAGCGCACTCGCCAACTTCGACGATCCTTGCTTGCGGAATCGACCTCTCGGTTGACCAGACAGTCGTCGGTCGGGACAGAGCCATGGCGCAAAATCAGCTAGAAGAGATGTACAGGCATGTGATGGAGCAGGAAAGAGCCAAAGCGGAGGGTAGGGCATATGAGCCTCCTCCAATGCTCACCTCGCCATCCACCAAGTCCGTCAACACCATGCCGCCCACCCCCGGAAGCAccaaaagagagaggaaCAAACCTTCCAACCTGAACCTCGCCCAGGACACCAAGAAGGAATCCCGAAGCTCATCACTTCTCAACTTTCTCAAGTCCCCAAGGAAGAACAAAGTCCAAGGCTCAGGAATGGttatctcctcccccatcttgACCCCAATGTCAGGCACCTTCCCTCGCCAAGAGGAGCAAGAACTGaacaccatcccaccccGTCACTACGCTCCCCTAGCCCCTCCCCCATTGCCACAAGGAAGCTCCTCCGACCTCCCCTTCCGCCGCAACAACCACGCCGGCTCTTCTAGCCCACATCTCCCCACTCCAGACATCTCCCCCGTCTCCACCCAATCAATCGACTCTCGCATCgacgccgccgtcgccgccccccgtcatcatcaacgcgACAACTCCAATGAAGAACCCCCCtcggccacctcctccacctcgggcCTGGTTggcctccccacctcccccaaaccagGCGTCAACCGCTTCCCCTCAATGGACTCCCTCCCTGCCTCTCCCCGTCCAGGACAAACATCCTTTAACCGACCCAACCCGCCTTCTGCCGTTCGCGCGGGTGGTGCCCTGCCTTTTAGAGCCTACGAGCCAGCAGTGACTAGTCCTTCTGCTGCGTCGTTTGGCACGACGAAGCAGACTGTTTTCACGAGGCCGGACAGGGATAATGGGTTGCCGACGGGGCAGAGGACGCCATGGACGGGGGCGCCGGTGCCTTATACGCCTTATCAGCCGTTTAGCCCGGTGATTCCGGTTACGCCGAGTTTGTTGAGtaagaaggagaggaagatgatgaggaagttgGAGCCGAAGACACCGACGCTGGAGATGGTTCGGGATACGGATGATGTTTGGTAA